The region CCGGGAAATAGAACGGATCATTGAGGTCGGGTTCGCAGTCCATTTGGGAAGGTCTCTGACCCCGGGATTTTTAGAAGAAGCCCGGGGCCGATATGATGCGGTCTTTATGGGCTGCGGCCTTTCCCGGACCCCGGATCTGTCCATCCCCGGAGAAGAGTTGGGAGGAGTGGAAGACGGGTTGTCTTTTCTCAGGAAAGTCAATCAGGAAAATGTTCCATCCCTGGAGGGGCAGGTGGCTGTCCTGGGGGGAGGCAATACGGCCATCGATGTAGCCCGCTCGGTGATGCGGCTCGGAGGGAAGGCGGTTATTCTTTATCGCCGCCGGCGCCGGGATATGCCGGCCTTTGAAGAGGAAATCCGGATGGCCCTGGAGGAGGGTGTGGAAATAAGGGAACTGTCGGCCCCGGTCCGCATCGAACCGGACGGCGAGGCTTACCGGCTCACCTGGCAGCCGATGCAGGTCATCGATATGGATCCCCGGGGCAGGGCCAGGGTTGCACCTGTGCCAGAAAAAACCGAATCCCTCCGATGTACCCGGATCTTCAAGGCCATCGGTCTTATGGCCTCGGAGGAATGGTATAGTCCGCCAAAAGAAGGACAGGGCGTTTTATCCCTGCCCCATACCGTTTTGGTGATCCCACCTGATGGCGGGATAAGGGTCTATGGCGGGGACCTGGCTGCGGCCAACAAGAGTGTGGTTCAGGCCGGTGCCTCCGGCAAGGAGGCGGCCCTGGCCCTGGATATCTTTTTTCAAAAAGGTCCGGGAGACGTCGAGTCCGACCTCAAGGCCTGTCAGGTGGGGAACGGTCCTTCCCTTTCTTTTGAAATGTATCTTAAAGGACCCCGATACCGGCGGAGCCCCCATGTGGTTCAGCCTGAGGAAATCAATACCGATCATTTTCAGTTCACTCCCCGGATCATCAAACCCCGCCTGTTGAAAGAAGAGCGGGTCCGGTCTTTTGCTGAAATTGACCTCAATATTTCAGCCGATTTGGCCATGCGCGAGGCGGCGCGGTGCTTTAATTGCGGGCTGTGCAATCAGTGCGACAACTGCCGCCTGTTTTGTCCGGACCTGTCGGTC is a window of Deltaproteobacteria bacterium DNA encoding:
- a CDS encoding FAD-dependent oxidoreductase, giving the protein REIERIIEVGFAVHLGRSLTPGFLEEARGRYDAVFMGCGLSRTPDLSIPGEELGGVEDGLSFLRKVNQENVPSLEGQVAVLGGGNTAIDVARSVMRLGGKAVILYRRRRRDMPAFEEEIRMALEEGVEIRELSAPVRIEPDGEAYRLTWQPMQVIDMDPRGRARVAPVPEKTESLRCTRIFKAIGLMASEEWYSPPKEGQGVLSLPHTVLVIPPDGGIRVYGGDLAAANKSVVQAGASGKEAALALDIFFQKGPGDVESDLKACQVGNGPSLSFEMYLKGPRYRRSPHVVQPEEINTDHFQFTPRIIKPRLLKEERVRSFAEIDLNISADLAMREAARCFNCGLCNQCDNCRLFCPDLSVIREDTPQGRRIDYDYCKGCGICVVECPRNAMVLEEEL